From one Streptomyces sp. N50 genomic stretch:
- a CDS encoding Fpg/Nei family DNA glycosylase has protein sequence MPELPEVEALKDFLTEHLVGHEIVRVLPVAISVLKTYDPPPTALEGHEVVAVHRHGKFLDVETDGGPHFVTHLARAGWLHWKDRLPDGPPRPGKGPLALRVALETGEGFDLTEAGTQKRLAVYVVADPHEVPGVARLGPDPLADAFDEPAFAALLKDERRQLKGALRDQTLIAGVGNAYSDEILHAAKMSPFKLASSLTPAETHTLYTALRTTLTEAVERSRGVAAGRLKAEKKSGLRVHGRTGEPCPVCGDTIREVSFSDSSLQYCPTCQTGGRPLADRRLSRLLK, from the coding sequence ATGCCGGAACTCCCCGAGGTCGAAGCGCTGAAGGACTTCCTGACCGAACACCTCGTCGGCCACGAGATCGTCCGGGTGCTGCCCGTCGCCATCAGCGTCCTGAAGACGTACGACCCTCCGCCCACCGCGCTGGAGGGGCACGAGGTGGTGGCCGTGCACCGGCACGGCAAGTTCCTGGACGTCGAGACGGACGGCGGCCCGCACTTCGTGACCCACCTCGCCCGCGCGGGCTGGCTGCACTGGAAGGACCGCCTCCCGGACGGCCCGCCCCGCCCCGGCAAGGGCCCCCTCGCGCTCCGCGTGGCCCTGGAGACGGGCGAGGGCTTCGACCTCACGGAGGCGGGCACCCAGAAGCGTCTCGCGGTGTACGTCGTCGCCGACCCGCACGAGGTCCCGGGCGTCGCCCGCCTCGGCCCCGACCCGCTCGCCGACGCCTTCGACGAGCCGGCCTTCGCCGCCCTCCTGAAGGACGAACGCCGCCAGCTCAAGGGCGCCCTGCGCGACCAGACCCTCATCGCCGGGGTGGGCAACGCCTACAGCGACGAGATCCTGCACGCGGCGAAGATGTCCCCGTTCAAACTGGCGTCGTCCCTGACCCCGGCCGAGACGCACACGCTCTACACGGCCCTGCGCACCACCCTCACCGAGGCCGTCGAGCGCTCCCGAGGCGTGGCGGCGGGCCGCCTGAAGGCGGAGAAGAAGAGCGGCCTGCGCGTCCACGGCCGCACCGGCGAACCCTGCCCGGTCTGCGGCGACACCATCCGCGAGGTCTCCTTCAGCGACTCCTCCCTCCAGTACTGCCCGACCTGTCAGACGGGCGGCAGGCCACTGGCGGACCGCAGACTGTCGCGGCTGCTCAAATAG
- a CDS encoding sigma-70 family RNA polymerase sigma factor: MTAGPTLRDGTTAEHELAALQREHGRPLFALLLRLCDGDRQRAEDLVQETLVRAWQHPEALRADAFESVRPWLLTVGRRLAIDARRARQARPPEVGDAVLENARVCADHAERSAATLDVREAVKTLTPEHREVLVLVYFHGASVAEAAAALGIPPGTVKSRAYYALRALRRVLPGYAADLR; the protein is encoded by the coding sequence ATGACGGCCGGACCCACGCTCAGAGACGGAACGACCGCCGAGCACGAGCTCGCCGCACTGCAGCGCGAGCACGGCAGGCCGCTCTTCGCGCTGCTGCTCCGGCTCTGCGACGGCGACCGTCAGCGCGCCGAGGACCTCGTCCAGGAGACCCTCGTACGGGCCTGGCAGCACCCCGAGGCGCTGCGCGCCGACGCCTTCGAGTCCGTACGGCCCTGGCTGCTGACGGTGGGCCGGCGCCTCGCCATCGACGCGCGCCGGGCCCGGCAGGCGCGGCCGCCGGAGGTCGGGGACGCGGTGCTGGAGAACGCACGTGTCTGTGCCGATCACGCGGAACGGTCGGCGGCGACGCTCGATGTGCGGGAGGCTGTGAAGACACTCACTCCGGAGCACCGTGAAGTCCTGGTGCTGGTGTATTTCCACGGGGCGAGTGTGGCGGAGGCCGCGGCAGCCCTCGGTATTCCGCCCGGTACGGTGAAGTCCCGTGCGTACTACGCCCTGCGTGCCCTGCGCCGGGTGTTGCCGGGTTACGCGGCCGACCTGCGGTGA
- a CDS encoding zf-HC2 domain-containing protein, with protein sequence MRSLERHRDVGAYALGVLDEADAFRFEDHLMECTSCAAHVTEFGPASRQLMLYRRATPRSVHPMAQPGPRLLDRLLGEVASRHKAGRRRFLYAVAASVVFAVGGPALATLAAHGDGAVQLTATDAKSGVWAQVTAANENYGSDVSLKIKDGAGPRSCRLVVVGRDGSEQTVTSWNVPAHDATMITMQGGAAMHPTDIDHYDVRTADGQQLVRLTSH encoded by the coding sequence ATGAGGTCCCTGGAAAGGCATCGCGACGTCGGCGCGTACGCGCTCGGCGTGCTGGACGAGGCGGACGCCTTCCGCTTCGAGGATCACCTCATGGAGTGCACCAGTTGCGCGGCTCATGTGACCGAATTCGGTCCCGCCTCACGGCAGTTGATGCTGTACCGGCGTGCGACGCCGCGCTCTGTGCACCCCATGGCACAACCCGGCCCACGCCTGCTGGACCGGCTGCTCGGCGAGGTGGCCTCACGGCACAAGGCCGGACGGCGGCGGTTTCTGTACGCCGTGGCCGCCTCGGTGGTGTTCGCCGTGGGCGGTCCCGCGCTGGCGACGCTCGCCGCGCACGGCGACGGTGCCGTGCAACTCACGGCGACCGACGCCAAGTCGGGCGTGTGGGCGCAGGTCACGGCCGCGAACGAGAACTACGGCAGTGATGTGTCCCTGAAGATCAAGGACGGTGCGGGCCCCCGGTCGTGTCGTCTCGTGGTCGTCGGCCGCGACGGTTCCGAGCAGACCGTGACCAGTTGGAACGTCCCCGCGCACGACGCGACGATGATCACGATGCAGGGTGGCGCGGCGATGCACCCCACCGACATCGACCACTACGACGTGCGGACGGCCGACGGACAGCAGCTCGTACGGCTCACCTCGCACTGA
- a CDS encoding polysaccharide deacetylase family protein, with the protein MKKDQSLTRRRALLAGAAAVGAAGTAGLLYSGLSDDAPVRAAAPAAGPPPRLARKPSSYRLQPVAGYGAPHAAPARVPVRHEPFLRMSGRGNTMVLTFDDGPDPRYTPHILDTLAEYDVRATFFVCGEMADWNRDILARMSDEGHIVGNHTWSHPLLTKMTRRQIRSEMERTSDVIEDAYGERPQWFRAPYGAWNRAAFQLGSELGMEPLAWTVDTLDWDTPGVRHIVNAVEDGAAPGVVVLSHDAGGDRTQSVKALREYLPHLLDSGYHMTLPRRRTTT; encoded by the coding sequence ATGAAGAAGGATCAGTCGCTCACGCGCCGACGGGCCCTGCTCGCCGGCGCCGCCGCCGTCGGGGCGGCCGGCACCGCCGGTCTGCTGTACTCCGGACTCTCGGACGACGCCCCGGTCCGGGCCGCCGCCCCCGCAGCCGGGCCCCCGCCGCGCCTCGCACGCAAGCCCTCCTCCTACCGCCTCCAGCCCGTGGCCGGATACGGCGCACCCCACGCCGCCCCCGCCCGTGTCCCGGTGCGGCACGAGCCGTTCCTGCGCATGTCGGGACGCGGCAACACCATGGTCCTGACCTTCGACGACGGACCCGACCCCCGCTACACCCCGCACATCCTCGACACCCTCGCCGAGTACGACGTCCGCGCCACGTTCTTCGTGTGCGGCGAGATGGCCGACTGGAACCGGGACATCCTCGCCCGCATGTCCGACGAGGGCCACATCGTCGGCAACCACACCTGGTCCCACCCGCTGCTCACCAAGATGACCCGGCGTCAGATCCGCTCGGAGATGGAACGCACCAGCGACGTCATCGAGGACGCCTACGGCGAACGCCCCCAGTGGTTCCGCGCCCCCTACGGCGCCTGGAACCGGGCCGCCTTCCAGCTCGGCTCCGAGCTGGGCATGGAACCCCTCGCGTGGACCGTCGACACCCTCGACTGGGACACCCCCGGCGTCCGCCACATCGTCAACGCGGTCGAGGACGGCGCCGCCCCCGGCGTCGTGGTGCTCTCGCACGACGCCGGGGGCGACCGGACCCAGAGCGTGAAGGCGCTGCGCGAATACCTGCCGCACCTGCTCGACTCCGGCTACCACATGACGCTGCCGCGCCGCCGGACCACCACCTGA
- a CDS encoding MarR family winged helix-turn-helix transcriptional regulator: MNDSPSPARVPLSPDELGHRLTEVFDLVGPLYRRAARKVEQAEPVEGVSAGVRAVLNLLRLHGPMTVPQMGRDQALSRQFVQRMVNDAAAHGWVESVPNPAHQRSSLIRLTDTGRSTIAAVLGREHYLMRQVGGELTEADVRACARVLTQMLETFAHVDVD, encoded by the coding sequence GTGAACGACTCCCCTTCCCCGGCACGCGTCCCCCTCTCCCCCGATGAACTCGGCCACCGCCTCACCGAGGTGTTCGACCTGGTGGGCCCGCTCTACCGGCGCGCGGCGCGCAAGGTCGAGCAGGCCGAACCGGTCGAGGGCGTGTCCGCGGGCGTGCGCGCCGTCCTGAACCTGCTGCGCCTGCACGGCCCCATGACGGTCCCTCAGATGGGCCGCGACCAGGCGCTGAGCCGGCAGTTCGTGCAGCGCATGGTCAACGACGCCGCCGCGCACGGCTGGGTCGAGAGCGTCCCGAACCCCGCGCACCAGCGGTCCTCCCTGATCCGGCTGACCGACACCGGCCGGTCGACCATCGCCGCCGTGCTGGGCCGCGAGCACTACTTGATGCGCCAGGTCGGCGGCGAGCTGACGGAGGCCGACGTCCGCGCGTGCGCCCGGGTGCTCACGCAGATGCTGGAGACCTTCGCGCACGTCGACGTCGACTGA
- a CDS encoding alpha/beta hydrolase, with product MTAASELSFFASADGDLAYRDVGTGDPVVLLHSGFADHRVFDDQLPSLAADFRVIAPDIRGHGFSANASAPFRWADDLAGLLRHLDLGPAVLVGLCMGAAVATDTALEHPELTRAVVVSGAGTSAFEYKDARLLERQPRSAQLLNTGDIAGWLDLFAQGVAGPHRTVDDVDPSVIRRLRELTAHTIAKHTPGEKDWYVPLGDPWPRVPKLDVPVLAIHGALDWPDSLAMANRFVDTVPNGRSVTIEGVGHYPNMENPDRFNEILRDFLDTL from the coding sequence ATGACAGCTGCTTCGGAACTGAGCTTCTTCGCATCTGCCGACGGGGACCTCGCCTACCGCGACGTGGGCACCGGCGACCCCGTGGTCCTCCTCCACTCCGGCTTCGCCGACCACCGGGTCTTCGACGATCAACTACCGTCCCTGGCCGCCGACTTCCGCGTCATCGCGCCCGACATCCGGGGCCACGGCTTCTCGGCCAACGCGAGCGCGCCGTTCCGCTGGGCCGACGACCTGGCGGGTCTCCTGCGCCACCTCGACCTGGGGCCCGCGGTCCTGGTCGGCCTGTGCATGGGCGCGGCCGTCGCCACGGACACCGCGCTGGAGCACCCCGAACTGACCCGCGCGGTCGTCGTCTCGGGCGCCGGCACCAGCGCCTTCGAGTACAAGGACGCGCGACTGCTGGAGCGTCAGCCCCGGAGCGCGCAGCTCCTGAACACCGGCGACATCGCGGGCTGGCTGGACTTGTTCGCCCAGGGAGTGGCGGGCCCGCACCGCACGGTGGACGACGTCGACCCGTCCGTCATCCGGCGCCTGCGCGAACTGACCGCCCACACGATCGCCAAGCACACACCGGGCGAGAAGGACTGGTACGTCCCCTTGGGCGACCCGTGGCCCCGAGTCCCGAAGCTGGACGTCCCGGTGCTGGCCATCCACGGCGCCCTGGACTGGCCCGACAGCCTCGCCATGGCGAACCGCTTCGTCGACACGGTCCCGAACGGCCGCTCCGTGACGATCGAGGGCGTCGGCCACTACCCGAACATGGAGAATCCGGACCGCTTCAACGAGATCCTGAGGGACTTTCTCGACACCCTCTGA
- a CDS encoding CapA family protein, translating into MIARRQQVAVAVAAVLTAAAACQAQHHDSKTSGRPAPPAARGFTLVAAGDILPHSAVVDRARFDAGGTGYDFRPMLAAVQPLVSRADLALCHIESVYGDSTIGTAALTSPPEAAQGLAATGYDSCSTASDRSLDEGAAGIQRTLDTLDRAGVRHAGTARTDAEARTVTLLRAGPAKVAHLAYTADTNGVPLPPAEPWSVNLLDPARVLADARAARRAGADVVVVSLRWGTAGQNTPDPQQLALAGELTAARTGGRPDIDLILGTQAHAPQPYEKVNGTWVVYGLGDQITGEMYDNAGTQDPGGNLSTLGRFTFVPPARHGGRWEVTKAEFVPQLFDIDAGRVVDVNQAIGQGADLTGDRDRIREVVLSRGAAKDGLVMGK; encoded by the coding sequence ATGATCGCACGCAGACAGCAGGTGGCCGTCGCCGTCGCCGCCGTTCTCACCGCGGCCGCCGCCTGCCAGGCCCAGCACCACGACTCGAAGACGTCCGGCCGCCCGGCGCCCCCCGCCGCCCGCGGCTTCACCCTCGTCGCCGCCGGGGACATCCTCCCGCACAGCGCCGTCGTCGACCGCGCCCGCTTCGACGCCGGCGGCACCGGCTACGACTTCCGCCCGATGCTCGCCGCGGTCCAACCCCTCGTCTCCCGCGCCGACCTGGCGCTGTGTCACATCGAGAGCGTCTACGGCGACTCCACCATCGGCACCGCCGCCCTCACCTCCCCGCCCGAGGCGGCCCAAGGTCTCGCCGCGACCGGCTACGACAGCTGCTCCACCGCGTCCGACCGCAGCCTCGACGAGGGCGCCGCCGGCATCCAGCGCACCCTCGACACCCTGGACCGCGCGGGCGTACGGCACGCGGGGACGGCGCGCACCGACGCCGAGGCGCGGACGGTCACCCTGCTGCGCGCCGGTCCGGCGAAGGTCGCCCACCTCGCCTACACCGCCGACACGAACGGCGTCCCGCTCCCGCCGGCCGAGCCCTGGTCCGTCAACCTCCTCGACCCCGCCCGCGTCCTCGCCGACGCCCGGGCCGCCCGTCGCGCGGGCGCCGACGTGGTGGTCGTCTCCCTGCGCTGGGGCACGGCCGGCCAGAACACGCCCGACCCGCAACAGCTCGCGCTGGCCGGTGAACTCACCGCCGCTCGCACCGGCGGCCGCCCCGACATCGACCTGATCCTCGGCACCCAGGCCCATGCCCCGCAGCCGTACGAGAAGGTGAACGGCACCTGGGTGGTCTACGGGCTCGGCGATCAGATCACCGGCGAGATGTACGACAACGCGGGCACCCAGGACCCCGGCGGCAACCTGAGCACCCTCGGCCGCTTCACCTTCGTGCCGCCCGCCCGGCACGGAGGGCGCTGGGAGGTGACGAAGGCGGAGTTCGTCCCGCAGCTGTTCGACATCGACGCGGGCCGGGTCGTCGACGTCAACCAGGCGATCGGCCAGGGCGCCGACCTGACCGGCGACCGCGACCGCATCCGCGAGGTGGTGCTGAGCCGGGGCGCGGCGAAGGACGGGCTGGTGATGGGGAAGTAG
- a CDS encoding SDR family oxidoreductase, whose amino-acid sequence MNVSNDSTALVTGANKGIGKEIARLLVAEGFTVHVGSRDAGRGERTVAELGGGARLLTLDVTDPDSIAKAAHQVNTLDVLVNNAGIMAGGSPAPEADLDDFRRTYETNVFGVLAVTNAFLPALRRSPHPRIVNISSGTGSLTWSADPDREFAAHAGAGAAYRSSKSALNALTLFYAQSLAAAGFKVNALAPGLRATDLNERAAASDGDPAEAARGAVDLALLPDDGFTGRFLSWDGTGVPW is encoded by the coding sequence ATGAACGTTTCCAACGATTCCACAGCACTCGTCACCGGTGCCAACAAGGGCATCGGCAAGGAAATTGCCCGTCTGCTGGTCGCCGAGGGATTCACGGTCCACGTCGGCTCGCGCGACGCGGGCCGGGGCGAGCGGACCGTAGCGGAACTGGGCGGCGGGGCACGGCTGTTGACCCTCGACGTCACGGACCCCGACAGCATCGCGAAAGCGGCACACCAGGTGAACACCCTGGACGTCCTGGTCAACAACGCGGGCATCATGGCCGGCGGCAGCCCGGCACCCGAGGCGGACCTCGACGACTTCCGCCGCACCTACGAGACGAACGTCTTCGGCGTCCTGGCCGTCACCAACGCCTTCCTCCCGGCCCTGCGCCGCTCCCCGCACCCCCGCATCGTCAACATCTCCAGCGGCACCGGCTCCCTGACCTGGAGCGCCGACCCGGACCGGGAGTTCGCCGCCCACGCCGGAGCGGGCGCCGCGTACCGCTCGTCGAAGTCGGCCCTCAACGCCCTGACCCTCTTCTACGCCCAGTCCCTCGCGGCGGCGGGCTTCAAGGTGAACGCGCTGGCCCCCGGCCTGCGGGCGACGGACCTCAACGAACGGGCGGCCGCGAGCGACGGGGATCCGGCGGAGGCGGCACGCGGGGCCGTCGACCTGGCGCTGCTGCCGGACGACGGGTTCACGGGGCGGTTCCTGTCGTGGGACGGGACGGGGGTGCCCTGGTGA
- a CDS encoding helix-turn-helix transcriptional regulator: protein MTRKQELARFLRGRRESLVPADVGLAGEPSRRTLGLRREEVAELAHMSVDYYARLEQGRGPRPSPRILDALGGVFRLTPAERTHLFRLAGTPVTPLAAPVRTVRPHVADLLCRIPDTAAVVTDATYDVIAWNPLAGAVFGGDFDARPNLARRRFLGRPPESSSAEEFGHIVVSRLRRSADRYPYDPGLARLLAELRAGSEEFGAIWETGPVHAPGHRTKTLTHPQAGPLRVSCDVLTVPHDDQQVVFVTADPGTPSARALRQLAAAGRDFSAR from the coding sequence GTGACCAGGAAACAGGAGCTGGCCCGATTTCTGCGCGGGCGGCGGGAGTCGCTGGTGCCCGCCGATGTGGGGCTGGCCGGTGAACCGTCCCGGCGGACCCTCGGGCTGCGGCGGGAAGAGGTCGCCGAACTGGCTCACATGTCCGTCGACTACTACGCCCGCCTTGAGCAGGGCCGTGGGCCGCGCCCGTCGCCCCGCATCCTGGACGCCCTCGGCGGAGTGTTCCGGCTGACCCCGGCCGAGCGGACCCATCTGTTCCGGCTGGCGGGGACACCGGTGACGCCGCTCGCCGCGCCGGTACGGACCGTCCGCCCACATGTGGCGGACCTGCTGTGCCGCATCCCGGACACGGCGGCCGTCGTCACCGACGCGACCTACGACGTCATCGCCTGGAACCCGCTCGCGGGTGCCGTGTTCGGGGGTGATTTCGACGCGCGGCCGAACCTGGCGCGCCGTCGCTTCCTGGGGCGGCCCCCGGAGAGTTCCAGCGCCGAGGAGTTCGGCCACATCGTGGTGTCCCGGCTGCGGCGCTCCGCCGACCGCTACCCGTACGACCCGGGACTCGCCCGTCTGCTGGCCGAACTGCGCGCCGGGAGCGAGGAGTTCGGGGCGATCTGGGAGACCGGGCCCGTGCACGCCCCCGGCCACCGCACCAAGACCCTCACCCATCCGCAGGCGGGCCCGCTGCGGGTGAGCTGCGACGTGCTCACCGTCCCGCACGACGACCAGCAGGTCGTCTTCGTCACCGCGGACCCGGGGACCCCCTCCGCCCGGGCCCTGCGGCAACTGGCGGCCGCAGGGCGGGACTTCAGTGCGAGGTGA
- the lysX gene encoding bifunctional lysylphosphatidylglycerol synthetase/lysine--tRNA ligase LysX: MTATVEAAGPKDTKGTKDAKGPIRPPGNGFLSRVPEGFATFFGALGLLCVLLAFIAPLRRVLRPVVRFLDLLIVPVSANLAYAVFLFLLAAATAARKRIAWWLVVVYLGLLVLTDVLGVALGLYAESLPSLIVCALLLVLLIVARRQFYAASRRAAVRRALAVLLVGLAVAILAGWGLVSLFPGTLPESQHLGWAADRVCGGLVSGRSFDGRPPRALYFLLGLFGALALLNAATVLFRSQRLEAALHGDEEDRIRALLKTYGGHDSLGYFATRRDKAVVFSPSGKAAVTYRVEAGVCLASGDPVGDREAWPHAIAAWLDLARRHGWAPAVMGASEDGAKAFARAGLGALQLGDEAILHVADFDLAGRDMRVTRQAVGRVRRAGATCRIRRHATLTDTEMEEVVDRADAWRDTETERGFSMALDRLGDPADGDCLLVEALDEDGKLLALLSLVPWGTDGVSLDLMRRDRTAPNGVMEFMVAELCAAAPKLGVHRISLNFAVFRSAFEEGARIGAGPVLRLWRRLLLFFSKWWQLEALYRSNAKYHPEWYPRFICYGETASLARISLASGIAEGFVSVPSLRQLWGKGHQKSGPRPATTAGLPPLSELDLADGGETGGQDSGLPEQVRVRHHKLDRLRAAGIDPYPVGVPQCTHTLAEVRTGDQVTVAGRVMLVRDLGGIVFVTLRDWSGDHQLALTRAESGPGLDRFVTDTDIGDHITATGRAGTSDKGEPTVFVTSWQLTGKCLRPLPDKHRGLTDPEAKVRMRYLDLVASPEARDVVRARSTAVQALRQGLLERGYLEVETPMLQQIHGGANARPFTTHINAYDLDLYLRIAPELYLKRLCVGGMEKVFEMGRTFRNEGVSYKHNPEFTMLEAYQAYADYDVMLDLVRELIQGAAVAAFGSAVARKDGQEYDISGTWPVKTVHGAISEALGEEIEAGTELARLHRLCDRAGVPYGADDGRGDVVLEMYERLVEEPTRLPTFYKDFPTDVSPLTRQHRTDPRLAERWDLVAFGTELGTAYSELTDPVEQRRRLTAQSLLAAGGDPEAMELDEDFLDALEYAMPPTGGLGIGVDRLVMFLTGLTIRETLPFPLVRRR, encoded by the coding sequence ATGACTGCCACGGTGGAGGCCGCCGGACCCAAGGACACCAAGGGCACCAAAGACGCCAAGGGTCCGATACGACCGCCCGGCAACGGGTTCCTCAGCCGCGTGCCCGAAGGCTTCGCGACCTTCTTCGGCGCCCTCGGCCTGCTCTGCGTCCTGCTCGCCTTCATCGCCCCGCTGCGCCGCGTGCTGCGCCCCGTGGTCCGCTTCCTGGACCTCCTGATCGTCCCCGTCAGCGCCAACCTCGCCTACGCCGTCTTCCTCTTCCTGCTCGCCGCCGCGACCGCGGCCCGCAAGAGGATCGCCTGGTGGCTGGTCGTCGTCTACCTCGGCCTGCTGGTCCTGACGGACGTCCTGGGCGTGGCCCTCGGCCTGTACGCCGAGTCCCTCCCGTCCCTCATCGTGTGCGCCCTGCTGCTGGTCCTGCTGATCGTGGCCCGCCGGCAGTTCTACGCAGCCTCCCGCCGCGCTGCCGTACGACGAGCCCTCGCCGTCCTTCTCGTCGGGCTCGCCGTCGCGATCCTCGCGGGCTGGGGACTGGTCTCCCTGTTCCCCGGCACCCTGCCCGAGAGCCAGCACCTGGGCTGGGCCGCCGACCGGGTCTGCGGCGGCCTGGTCTCCGGCCGCTCCTTCGACGGACGCCCGCCCCGTGCCCTGTACTTCCTCCTCGGCCTCTTCGGCGCGCTCGCCCTCCTGAACGCGGCCACCGTCCTCTTCCGCTCCCAGCGCCTCGAAGCCGCCCTGCACGGCGACGAGGAGGACCGCATCCGTGCCCTCCTGAAGACCTACGGCGGCCACGACTCCCTCGGCTACTTCGCCACCCGGCGCGACAAGGCCGTCGTCTTCTCGCCCAGCGGAAAGGCCGCCGTCACCTACCGCGTCGAGGCCGGCGTCTGCCTCGCCAGCGGCGACCCGGTCGGCGACCGCGAGGCCTGGCCGCACGCCATCGCCGCCTGGCTGGACCTGGCCCGCCGCCACGGCTGGGCCCCCGCCGTGATGGGAGCCTCCGAGGACGGGGCGAAGGCCTTTGCCCGCGCGGGACTCGGCGCCCTGCAACTCGGCGACGAGGCCATCCTGCACGTCGCCGACTTCGACCTCGCCGGCCGCGACATGCGCGTCACCCGCCAGGCCGTCGGCAGGGTCCGCCGCGCCGGTGCCACCTGCCGCATCCGCCGCCACGCCACCCTCACCGACACGGAGATGGAGGAGGTCGTCGACCGCGCCGACGCCTGGCGCGACACCGAGACCGAACGCGGCTTCTCCATGGCCCTGGACCGCCTCGGCGACCCGGCCGACGGCGACTGCCTCCTGGTCGAAGCACTCGACGAGGACGGCAAGTTGCTCGCCCTGCTCTCCCTCGTCCCCTGGGGCACCGACGGCGTCTCGCTCGACCTGATGCGCCGCGACCGCACCGCCCCCAACGGCGTCATGGAGTTCATGGTCGCCGAACTCTGCGCCGCCGCACCGAAGTTGGGCGTCCACCGCATCTCCCTCAACTTCGCGGTCTTCCGCTCGGCCTTCGAGGAGGGCGCCCGCATCGGCGCGGGCCCGGTCCTCCGCCTGTGGCGCCGCCTGCTCCTGTTCTTCTCCAAGTGGTGGCAACTGGAGGCCCTTTACCGCTCCAACGCCAAGTACCACCCCGAGTGGTACCCCCGCTTCATCTGCTACGGCGAGACCGCCTCCCTGGCCCGCATCAGCCTCGCCTCCGGCATCGCCGAGGGCTTCGTCTCCGTACCGTCGCTGCGCCAACTCTGGGGAAAGGGGCACCAGAAGAGCGGCCCGCGGCCCGCGACCACGGCAGGGCTGCCCCCGCTGTCGGAGCTCGACCTCGCTGACGGGGGTGAGACCGGCGGCCAGGACAGCGGCCTGCCCGAACAGGTCCGCGTCCGGCACCACAAGCTCGACCGCCTCCGCGCCGCCGGTATCGACCCCTACCCGGTCGGCGTCCCGCAGTGCACCCACACGCTCGCCGAGGTCCGTACGGGCGACCAAGTCACCGTCGCCGGGCGGGTGATGCTCGTGCGCGACCTCGGCGGCATCGTTTTCGTCACCCTGCGCGACTGGTCCGGCGACCACCAACTAGCCCTGACCCGCGCCGAGTCGGGACCCGGCCTCGACCGCTTCGTCACGGACACCGACATCGGCGACCACATCACCGCGACCGGCCGCGCGGGCACCAGCGACAAGGGCGAACCCACCGTCTTCGTCACCTCCTGGCAGCTCACCGGCAAGTGCCTGCGCCCCCTGCCCGACAAACACCGCGGCCTCACCGACCCCGAGGCCAAGGTCCGCATGCGTTACCTCGACCTCGTCGCGAGCCCGGAGGCCCGGGATGTCGTCCGGGCCCGCTCCACCGCCGTACAGGCCCTGCGCCAGGGCCTGTTGGAGCGCGGGTACCTGGAGGTGGAGACCCCGATGCTGCAACAGATCCACGGCGGCGCCAACGCCCGCCCCTTCACCACCCACATCAACGCCTACGACCTCGACCTGTACCTGCGCATCGCCCCCGAGCTGTACCTGAAACGGCTCTGCGTCGGCGGCATGGAGAAGGTCTTCGAGATGGGCCGCACCTTCCGCAACGAGGGTGTCTCCTACAAGCACAACCCCGAGTTCACGATGCTGGAGGCCTACCAGGCGTACGCGGACTACGACGTCATGCTCGACCTCGTCCGCGAACTCATCCAGGGCGCGGCCGTCGCGGCCTTCGGCTCCGCCGTCGCCCGCAAGGACGGCCAGGAGTACGACATCTCCGGTACCTGGCCGGTGAAGACCGTCCACGGCGCGATCTCCGAGGCGCTCGGCGAGGAGATCGAGGCCGGCACCGAACTGGCCCGCCTGCACCGTCTCTGCGACCGCGCGGGTGTGCCGTACGGCGCCGACGACGGGCGCGGGGACGTCGTCCTGGAGATGTACGAACGGCTGGTGGAGGAACCGACCCGGCTGCCGACCTTCTACAAGGACTTCCCGACCGACGTCTCCCCGCTCACCCGGCAGCACCGCACCGACCCCCGGCTAGCCGAACGCTGGGACCTGGTGGCCTTCGGGACCGAACTCGGCACCGCCTACTCCGAGCTGACCGACCCGGTGGAGCAGCGCCGCCGCCTCACCGCCCAGTCGCTGCTCGCCGCCGGGGGAGACCCCGAGGCGATGGAGCTCGACGAGGACTTCCTCGACGCCCTCGAATACGCGATGCCGCCCACCGGCGGCCTGGGCATCGGCGTCGACCGACTCGTCATGTTCCTCACCGGTCTGACGATCCGTGAGACGCTGCCGTTCCCCCTCGTCCGGCGCCGCTGA
- a CDS encoding universal stress protein: MTEQHSTQFERGTDGPKVIVAGVDGSDSSLRAASYAAGLARRQGALLALVYVQPVLAAGAAMGAPVADTTDEIAENLVAQIRHETERVKGIFDIRWEFHTFRGDPYGGLVKAADELKADAVIVGASEQAGHRIIGSVAVRLVKAGRWPVTVVP; this comes from the coding sequence GTGACGGAACAGCACTCAACTCAGTTCGAGCGGGGCACGGACGGGCCCAAGGTGATCGTGGCCGGAGTCGACGGCTCCGACTCCTCCCTCCGGGCCGCGTCCTACGCCGCGGGCCTGGCCAGACGCCAGGGCGCACTGCTCGCCCTCGTCTACGTGCAGCCGGTGCTGGCGGCGGGCGCGGCCATGGGGGCACCGGTCGCCGACACCACCGACGAGATCGCCGAGAACCTCGTCGCCCAGATCCGCCACGAGACCGAGCGTGTGAAGGGGATATTCGACATCCGCTGGGAGTTCCACACGTTCCGCGGCGACCCCTACGGCGGCCTGGTCAAGGCGGCCGACGAACTCAAGGCCGACGCGGTCATCGTGGGCGCCTCGGAGCAGGCGGGGCACCGGATCATCGGCTCGGTGGCGGTGCGGTTGGTGAAGGCGGGGCGGTGGCCGGTGACGGTGGTGCCGTAG